The Polyangium aurulentum genomic interval AGAAACCGAGTACAACTTCGGCCTGGGTCAGAAGCGCGCAGGCAGCGTGGCGGAGTTCCTCGCGAAGAAGGGGCTCGAGAAATCGCGCGTGGATACCTCGTCGCGCGGCGAGCTGGAGGCCTCGGGCGTCGACGACGCGGGCTGGGCGCGCGATCGCCGCGTCGACGTATTCCTGGCGGAGTGACGGAAAACGCGACATGGCAGCCAATACGCTCGAGCCCTCGGTCGTGCCCATCAAGCTGGATCCGGTCTCGCTCGTCCTGCACTCGTCGGGGCCGGTGTTCGTCGTCGTGTGGATGCTCGTCGCCGCCGCGGTGATGGTCTGGGTGATTGCCGTCCTGAAGCTCTTGCAGCTCAGGAGGCTGGCCTCGGCCGAGCGGCGCTTCGAGCGGGACGCCAAGCAGGCGTTCGACGCGGACGCGCTCTTCGCGGCGGCGCACCGGAATGCGACGGCGCCAGGCGCGTGCGTGGTGCTCGAGCTCGGCCGGCGCGCGGGCAATGAGAAGCTGCTCGACAGCATCGCCAAGCGGGCGATCGTCGATCAGCAGCAGCGCGCCGGGTCGCTCATGTCGAGCCTGTCGACGATCGCGTCGGCCTCGCCGTTCGTCGGGCTGTTTGGCACGGTGTACGGGATCATGGATGCATTCTTGCGCATCGGTCAGGCGAAGAGCGCGTCCTTGCCCGTCGTGGCGCCAGCGATCGGCGAGGCGCTGATCGCGACGGCGATCGGCCTCGCGGCCGCCATTCCCGCGGTGGTCGCGTACAATGCGCTGAACAAGCGGATCGACGATCTTCTCTCGGAGATCGAGGCGGCGAGCGACGGGTGGGTGGCGCTCGTGGCCGAGGTGCCCGGCGCGCCCGCGCGCATTGAAAAGAGCGCCTGAGAGGGGGCCGCATGGGGATGTCGACGGGAGGCGGCGGGCGCAGGGGGCGCGGCAAGGGGTTCAACGATATCAACGTCACCCCGCTGGTCGACGTGATGCTCGTCCTGCTCGTGGTCTTCATGGTCACGGCGCCCCTGCTCGCGACGGGATTGCGGGTCGAGCTGCCGCAGGTGGAAGCCACGGACGCGCCCGTGAAGGACACGAAGCTCGTGGTCACGGTGACGAAGGAGGAGAAGATCCTCTTCGGCGAGGACGACGTGACGGGCAACGTGGAGGACATCCTGGCCACGAACCCGCGCGTGCAGAAGGAAAAGGAGCTTTATATCCGCGCCGACAAGAATGCGCGTTACGGGATCGTGGCGCGCGTGGTGGCGGCGGCTCGCGCGGCGGGCGTGGAAGGTTTGAACCTCCTCGTCGAGCCCGAGCCCGAGGAGAACGCGCCGTGAGCGCTGCCCGCTCGGGCCCCTTCAGCGATTTCCGCGCACGGGAGATCGCGATCGCCGTCATCGCGGCCATCGGGGTCCAGGCGGGCGCCGTTCTGCTCTTGCGCGCATCGAGCCTCGAAAAACCTGCCGCCGCGCCCGAGATCGACAAAGGGCCGAGCGTGCCGGTGAAGATCACGCCCGTGCTCGATCTCGACGCGCCCGCCCTCAAGCTCGGCGGAAAACGCGACAAGACGAAGCTGCCCGACCGCTGGGTGAAGCCGAAGCCCAAGAAGCGCGTCGAGGAGCAGGCGTTTGTCTCGCCAAAAGCAGGCAAGACCGAGGAAGACATCCCGAAACCGGAAATCCCGGTCGCCGACGCGGGCACGCCGCCGCCGCCCGAGGCCGAGGTGACCAAGAGCGTCGAGACGCCCATTGAAGAGATCCCCGACGCCGGCCGTCCCACGAATGCGCCCGTGGAGGGGCACGAGGACGGCGTCGCCGACGGGACCGAGACCGATCCGCTCAAGGGGCGCGCGGTCGACATTTACCGCGACAAGATCCGAAGCTGGTTCAGCAGGCGCTTCCGCGTCTCGGGCACGGGCCTTTCCGCCGATGAAATCACCAAGTTTCGCGTGGCCGCCAGCGTGACCCTCTCGGGCGGGCGGCAAGTCGTGGGCTACAGCATCGTGCCGAGCGGCAACGAGGCCTTCGACGCGGCGGCGCGGTCCGCCCTGGAGGGCGCGAAGGGGCAGGAAATACCGCCCCCGCCCGAGAACTATCCCGACATCGTCCAGACCCAGATCTCGCTGACCTTCACCTGCACACCACAACGATGCGATTGAAGCGCCCCATCCTCGCCCTCACCGCCCTCCTGTCGCTGCTCGCCCCGCTCGGGGTGGCCGCGCAAGACGGCAATCCCTCGGACACGCCGCCGAAGCCGGAGGATCTGCTCGGCAACATCGTGGTGGTCGCGGGCGCCACACGGCCCCTGCCGCGCATCGCGGTCTTGCCATCGCGCAGCTTCGACATGGAGGACGTGACCATGCGCATGGTGGCGCGGCGCGACCTCGATCTGTGCGGCGAATTCGAGCTCTTGCCCGATAGCGAGGCCCCCGAGGAGGCCCAGAGCGCCGAGGGCGTCAATACCGCGATCTGGGCGCGCAAGAAGGTCGAGGCGCTCGTGGGCGTGAGCGCGCGGCCCATCGAGGGGCAGGACAAGGTGGAGATGCGCGCCCGGGTCTATCTGGTGGCGCACGGCGACAAACCCGTGCTCGACCGGCGATTCGTGGTGCCGGCGTCGGATCTGCGCGCCGAGGCGCATCGGCTCGTGGATATCGTGATCGGCGGGCTGACGGGCCAGAACGGCGGCTTCGCCAGCCACATGACCTTCGCCTCGGGCACGGGCAAGCTCAGGCGCGCATTCACCATCGATGCCGACGGATTCGACCCGAAGCCCGTCTCGCCGACCGATCAGATCGCGCTCGCGCCCGCCTACGGCAAGGGCGAGGAGCTGTACTGGTCGGCGAGCACGAACAACGGCGAATACAAGATCCGCTCGGCGAGCGGCAATACGTTCGATCTGCCCATCAAGGGCTCGGTGTATGGCCTCGCATTCTCGAAGGATCGCTCGCAGGTGGCCGTCTCGATCGGCGTCGACGACACCATCAAGCTGTTCGTGGGCCCCGATTTCGCGAGCCTCCAGCCGGCGACCGAGGTGGGCATGGCGCTGCGGCCGACGTTCACGCCGAGCGGCAAGCTGGCCTTCGCGGGCGCGGGGCGCTGGGGGCAGCGAATCTACGTGGACGGCAAACCCATCTCGCCGGACGGGCTCTTCGCCTCGGCGCCGACCTTCTGCAATCACCCGGACGGCGTGCGCGCGGTGTATGCGGTGGGGGTCGGCAAAGACACCGACCTCATCGCGACCGGCGAGCGGGGCGGGGACATGGTGCGGCTGACGCAGGGGCAGGGCCGCAATGGGTATCCGGCGTGCAGCCCGGATGGACGGCTGGTCGCGTTCTTCTCGACCCGCACGTCGGGCGAGGGGCCGGGGCTTTACATCATGCGGCTCGACGGGGGCCGGCCGAAGCGGATCTCGACGCTGCTCGGCGACTCGCTGCGCTGGGATGCATTGCCGCCGGGCCGGGCGGTCGAGGTGAAAAACTGACGGCGCTCGAAACCACCCCGGTCCCGCCGCCGGGCACGGCAGAGCGCTGGTCCTGGGATTACGTGACGTCCACGGATCTCGGGCACAAGCTCGCGCCGCCGCCCGTGCCGGGGGGCTGGGAAGAGGCGCCGCCCGCGCGTCGGATCGAGAAGCCGGGGCGGCCGCCACAGCTCGTGCTCGCCGCGCGGGCGCACAAGACGCCGGGGCCCGACGCATTGCGCGATCCGCACCGGCGGGCGCAGCTCGTCCACACGTTCCTGCACCACGAATTGCAGGCGGCGGAGCTGATGGCGTGGGCGCTGCTCGCGTTCCCCGAGGCGCCGCGCGCGTTCAAGAAGGGGCTCTTGCGCATCGCGGGGGACGAGATCCGGCACATGGCGATGTACGCCCGGTACATGGCGGACCTCGGGCACGCTTATGGCGATTACCCGGTGCGTGATTGGTTCTGGGAGCGGGTGCCCCGCTCGGTGTCGCCGGCGCATTTCGTGGCCGTGATGGGGATGGGGCTCGAGGGGGGAAACCTCGACCATACCGCGCGCTTCGCGGAGCGGTTTCGCGCGATTGGCGACGAGGAGGGGGCGCGGCTCCAGGAGATCGTGTGCGCCGAGGAGGTGCCGCACGTGCGCTTCGGGGTGCGCTGGTTCCGGCGCTTCACCGAGGGCCTCGATTTCGAGGTGTGGAGGGCGCACCTGCCCGAGCCCCTCTCGCCGATGGTGATGCGCGGCTCGCCGCTCAACCGGACCGACCGGCTGCGCGCGGGTTTGTCGGAGTCGTTTCTCGAGGAGCTTGCCCGATGGGCGCCCGAATCGCGTGGCTCCTGAACCTCGGGGGCGAGGCCGAGCTCGAGGACCCGCGGCGCGAGGCGAGCGCGGCGGTGCGAGGGCGGCGGCAGGAGCTTCATTCGCGCCTCGGAACGCTCGTGTGGCCGGGCGACGTGGTGGTCGAGGACGATCCGGCGAAGGGGAGCGCAGGCGGCGCGACGGGTCGAGCGTGGCTGCCGACGCCGCGTGCGATTGCGGCGCTCGAGCGTGCGGGGGCGAAGGTCGCACCGGCGCCGCCGTATGAAGTGCTGCGGGCGGTGAACGATCGCCGATTCTCGCTCGCGCTCGGACCGACGTTGCCTGGGCAAAGGTGTGTCACGACGATCGACGAGGTCGTGGCTGCGGTCTCGGGCCCGTCGCCTGCGGGAAACTGGCTCCTGCGGCGGCCTCACGGGTTTGCGGGGCGAGGGCGGAGGCGGGTGCGCGCGGACGAGGTGCTGGGGGCGGCGCGGGGGTGGGTCGAGGCGTCGCTCCGGTCGTTCGGCGCGCTCGTGGCCGAGCCGTGGGTGGATCGAGAGGCCGATTTCGGGCTGCATGGGTATTTGACGGCGAAAGGTGCGCTCGTCCTCGGCGATCCGACGCGGCAGGAAATGGCGACCGACGGAGCCTGGGTGGGCTCGGCGCCGGTTCGTCCGGGCGATCTGGGCGGCGAGGAGAGGGCGCTGCTCGAGAATGCGGTGCGGGGGGCGGCGGAATCGCTGCGCGCGGCGGGGTATTTCGGTCCCTTTGGCGTGGACGCGTTCCGGTGGCGCGACGAGCACGGGCGACTCCAGTTCAACCCGCGTTGCGAGATCAACGCGCGGTATTCGATGGGCTGGGCCCTGGGCATGGGCGAGCAGAGGCCGGACAGGGCCGAGGACGAGGGCGGGTAGGCGTGGGTGCGCTCGAGGACGAGGCCGCTGCCTGGGAGCATTTTCTCGCCCTGCTACGGGGTTTGCCGGATCCCGTCGATTTCGTCACGCACGGCTGGCTCGCCTCGGCGCCGCCCCACATTGCCGAGGCCGACGCGCGGCTGGCGGATTTCGTGGGGCGACATCCCGGCGCGTTCGAGCGGCGACTCGCGGCGGTCGCGGGGGATCCGGAGCTGTGGGCGCTGCTCGGCAGGTATCCGCTCCTGCAGATTCGAGGCGCGCTGGGACAGACCCTCGAGGCGCTCGATCCGGCGACCCTCTTGCGCTTGCTCGGCGACGTGCGCGGGCGGCTCAATGCATCGATGCTGAACAAGGTCGTCTCGCTCTTCGCGGAGGACTGCGCAAAGCGCGTGGGCGCCGATGCGCTCGGCGGGCTCGATCTCGCGCCCGAGCTGCGCGACGCGCTTCGGTGCAAGATCACGTGCGAGCCGCTGCCCGATATCCTCCCCGACGACGTTCACGAGATGAGCGCCGACGAAATTGGCGAGGCGCTCGCCGCGTACATGGGCATGACCATTGCGGAGCTGGAGACGCGTCTCGCGCCGGGCGGCGTCTCGCAGACGGGCTTCCTCGCGCCGGGCGAGCGAATCGGCGAGGTCATCCGGCGCGACGCGCGCACGCTCCATCGCCTCGGCGTCGCGAGGCACGCCCTCGCCGAGCGGCTCGAGGGAGCGTGGGCGCTCGAGCCCGTCATCGGCTACCAGCACGACCCCTTCCATACCTGCGACGTGTACGAGCAAACCCGCCGCGGAGGCGCGGAGTTTGTCGTAGAGAACCAATCGACGGGCGAGCGCCTGCGCGGCGGCGACCTGCTCCCGAGCCTCATCCGCCGGGCGTGCTTCTTCGAGGGAAGCGTGCATTACCGTGTGAGCCCGGAGGCTCTGGTCCGGGTGCTCGGGCTCGGCTGAGATCCGCCTTCAGAGCTTTCGTGACACCGGGATCCCGTCGACGAGGAATTCGAGGGCGTCTTCCTCGCGGCTGAACACGGGCACCGTAATGCCGCGCGAGCGGCTGAGGAGCGAGGCCTGGAGCTTGCCCTCCGCGGTCCCCACGAGGATCGCGCCCCGCGAGAAGCCCGCGAACAGCCGCGTGCCCGTGTCGAACATCCGCTGCTCGAGCGCCGGATCCTCGATCAGCGGCGCCTCGCGGCTGTCGAGCAAAAGGCCGTAGCGCGGCCGCACGAACGCGGGGAAGAGACGCTCGTACCAGCGCTCGATCTCGGCGAGGCCGTCATCGTTCATCGGCGAATTCGTCCTGCGCAGCCGGATGACGCGCCCTCCGCCCTCGCGCGAGACGACATAAAGATCGCTGCGGTAGATCTCGCCTTCTTTGTCTTTGTCCATCCGAGCCCCCCGTCCACACTCCCTCGCCCCGAACACCCGCGATCGGAGCACGTTCGGGCAGGGGGCGTCAACTCTACGCACGATCCGGGCGTTTGACGAGCGCGGCCCAGCGGCGTAGAGGCCTTGCATGCCCGCTCGACATTACGCGCTCGCCGTCCTTCCCCTGGCCTTCCTCTACGCCTGTGCCGCAGGCCCGGATCCGCAATCCACGGGGACGGGCAGCGCTTCTTCGGGCACGGCGAGCTCGAGCGGCGGCGCGAGCGGCGGCGAGGGCGGAGGGGGCGCAGGAGGATCGGGCGGGACGGGCGGCGTCGGCGGAATGGGCGGCGGGGGCGCTGGCGGAATGGGCGGCGGCGCGGCGCTCGCGGCCTGGAGCCACGCGTACCCGCAGCTTCGCCCGGCTCATCCGCTCGTGCACGGCAGCGGCGAGGCGGTCCTCGTCGGCTTTCTCCCGGGCCCGCAGGACTTCGGCACCGGGCCCGTCGGAGCCGGCGGCGTGAACAACGTATTCGTCGTCAAGGTGGGCCCGAAGGGCGAGACGATCTGGGCCAAGGCTTTCCCGGCGAACACGAGCTACGCCCAGGTGTTTGCGACCGTGAGCCGCGCGGGGCACGTGGTCGTGGTGGGCGATTACTGGGGCGAGCTTTCGTTCGGCGCGCCGCTCGGCTGCATGAACGGACCCGGAATGCCGGATGCTTTCATGGCCGTGCTCGGGCAGGACGGCGCGCCCGTCTACAGCCGTTGCTTCGAATCTCCCGGCGTCGCGCAGATCTTCGGCGCCGGCGTCGACGGGCTCGGGCGGGTGGTCATTGCGGGCAATTTCCTGGTCCCGAACGGCACCGTGGCCGCGCCGGTCACGCCGGTGCAGGAGGGAGGGCTCGCCATGGCGGCCTTCACCCCCACGGGGCAATTCGCCTGGTCTCGCAGCATCATCGCGCCGGGCGCGTCGGTGTCGGGGCTCGAGGTCAGCGCGTCGGGGGACGTGCTCCTGCACGCGAACGGCAGCACGATCGACCTCTGCGGCGGCTGCCCGCTCGGCAATGCGGGAGAGACGAACCTGTTTGTCGCGAAATACGATGCCAAGGGGGGCAACCTCTGGGGGCGCGCGATCAAGATCGCCCCGCCGGGCCCGCCGGCCGCCGCGATCTGGGGCGCGGCGCTCGACGTGGCGGGCAACGCCGTCATCACCGGGCCGCTCACGGGGACCATCGACGTCGGCACCGGGCCCATCAGCGAGCCGCTGGCGGGATTGTTCATCGCAAAGTACGACGCCTCGGGCAAACCCATGTGGGTGCGGCACACGGGGGGCGGATACTTTCGCGCGGTCGCGACGGACGCGACCGACAACCTGCTGCTCGCGGGGGAGATCCTCGCCGGGATGGATCTCGGCTCGGGGGCGCTCACGACGGCGGGCGGCTCGGACCTGCTCGTGGCGAAGCTCGATCCGAGCGGCGCGACGCTCTGGGCGCAGACCTATGGCGACAAGGACGCGCAGGCGGGCTTTGCCATTGGCGCCGGGGACGACGGCGCGCCGATCGTCGCGGGGACCTTCGACGGCGCGCTCGATTTCGGTCAGGGCGCGCTGCCGCCAGGCCCCACGTTCCTCGCCCGGCTCAGCCCCCCGAGCAAGTGAAGGTCAGGTTGCCGCCGGTGTCGTCGCACGCGCAACCGCTGCTGGACATGCACATGCAGCTCGTCGCGGCGGGCGGCTTGCACGCCTCCGGCAGCGCGGCGCACGAGGGCTCGTTGAAGCCGCCCTTTTGCGTCAGCCTGCAGAGCTGCTCGCCCGATTTGCAGAAGGTGTAGCCGCAGGCGAACAGGCCCGCGGGCGGGGTGCACGTGTTGTCCTGCTGCTGGACGTCGACGCCCGCGAGCGCTGCCTTGCACGGGTTGTCGTAGACCTTCCCGTCGCAGCCGCACGCGGGACTGAAGACGCTGTCGCACGTCGCCGGCCGCAGCTCGCAGTAGCCCTTGTCCGAGGCGGTGGTGCCGCAGGTGGCATAGGTGAAATAGCAAAAAGAGTCCGCCTCGCAGGTCGCGCCCTTCGCGCACGCCTGGGGGCCTCCCGCCGAGCCGCTCGCGTCGCCGCCCCCGCCCCCGTCGTCGCCGCACGCCGCGAAGAGCGGCACGAGGAGCAGCCCCGAAAACAAGACGACGGCACCGGCGCGCGGGATGGCGAAGGCGCGGGGATGGGTTGGCATGAATGGCTCCTCTCCGGTCCAGACCCACGGGCCGTGGGACGTGTTCAGTCTTACGGTGGTACGTTGTTTCCGACAATCCCGCGATCTGCCGTCTTACGCCCAGAGCGCAAGATCTTGCGGGATACGCGCGTGCGTTGTCCTGGTTGCCCTTTGCCCTTGCAGCGGAGTCGGGGTCATGTCTGGCGCTGCGAACGAGCGGGCCTGCCCCTGTTGGCCAGGGTTCACCCCCGCCCTTTCAAACCCGTTCGTGGTCGTGTATCGTCCGGAACGCCGCCATGGCCGACAACACTGCCGATCGCGAAGCTGCTTTCCATCGAGGGCTCGAGGCTTACCACGCCGGGTGCCATTTCGATGCCTCCGACATCTGGACGCAGGTCGCCCAGGATGAGCCGGACGAGACGAACCGTCGTTTCCTCCAGGCGCTCCTTCAGGTGACGAACGCGATGCACAAGGTCCGGCACAACGCCGAGCTGCGCGGCTCGCTGCACCTGCTCGAGCGCGCGATCGTGAAGCTCAACGATCTGCCCGATGTCTACGGCGGCATCGACATCGCCACCTTCCGCGACGCGACGCGGGTCTGCCTCGCCGAGCTCAAGCGCCTATTGTCGGTGGCGCACAAGGAGCTCGATCCGAAGTTCATTCCGCCGCTGCGGCGCATTGGCGACGGCCCCGTGCTCCAGCCCCCGGCGCCCCCGTCGGCCGCGGCCGACCCGAACAAGCTCTTGCAGGACGGCCTCACCGCTTATCGCGACCGCCGCTTCTACGAGGCCGGCGAGATATGGGAGAAGTTCCGCCAGGCGCAGCCCGAGGACGCTCCCGCGCGCACGTTCCTGCACGGCATGGCGTTCGTCGCGTCGGCCATGCACAAGCTCCACCGCGCCAAGAGCCCGAGCGACGCGGCGCAGCTGCTCGAGATCGGCCTCGACAAGCTGCGCAGCGCCCCCGAGGGCATCGGCGGCATCTCCGCGGACAGCATCGTGGCGGAGGTCTCGCGCGTGCAGAGCGCAGTCGAGCGGCTCGAAGCCGAGGGCACCACCGAGATCCCGGCGAACCTCGTCCCCAAGCTCGACGGCTGATCCGGCTACTGCGGCGGCCCTTCCCAGCGCGCCGTCGCGTCGAGGTAGGCCCGGCCCACCTCGGCCTCGTCCAGAAAGCCCACGATTCGCCCCCCTTCATCGACGACCGGCACCTCGCGCAGCCCGTGCGCGAGCATCATCTCGGTCGCGGTCCGCAGATCGTCGTCCGGGCGCGCGCAGACCGCTGGCTGCATCGCGTCGGCGGCGAGCGTGAGCGGCTCGAGCTCACGTTCGGTCGCCAGCAAGCGCACGACGTCGTTGGTCACCATTCCGACCATCTTCTCGTTGGCGTCGAGCACCGGGAAGACGTCCTGCCAGCTCGCGTCGGCGGCCTTCGCGATGAGCTCGTTCATCGGCGAGCGCAGCTCGAACTTCACGAAGGGCCGGCCCGCGATCATCACGTCGCGCACCTTGAGCGCCCGGAAGACGTCGAGCTGCGGCGCGGGGTGCGCGGGCGACTGGCGCTGCGAGGGGAGCTGCGCGTGGTAGAGCGATCGATCGCGTAGCGCCACGAACGCGACGCCCTCGGCGAGCATCAGCGGCACGAGCAGGTCGTAGCTGCCCGCGAGCTCGCAGACCATCACGAGCGAGCTGACGGGGACGTGCGCGACGCCGCCGTAGAACGTGCCCATTCCGACGAGCGCGAAGGCGCCGGGATCGAGGCGCGGATCGTCGACGATGAGCTGCAACGCCCGGCCGAACGCGCCCCCCACGAGCCCGCCGAGCGCGAGCGAGGGCGCGAAGTCCCCAGCGCTGCCGCCCGTGCCGATGGTGAGCGAGGCGGCGACGAGCTTGAACAGGACGAGCACGGTGAGGAACTCGACCGCGCCGACGCCCTCGGGCATCCAGGAAGCGCCCGTGATCGCGAGCTGCGCGGCGCCGTAGCCGCCCCCGAGCACGCCGAGCCCCTGGCCCACGGGCAGGATGTGACGCGATGCGAGAAAGAGCAGCACGGCCGTCGCGAGCAGCCCGAGCGCGAGCCCGCCGACGGCGGGTCGAGCCCAGTCCGGCAGGGGCAGGCGCGCCGATAGCCGCTTCACGCCCTGCATGATGTTGAGGAACGGGATCGCGACGAGCGAGACGAGCAGCGCGAGGAGCGCGTAGAGCGGCAGGTGCGCGGGCACGAACGGGTAACGCGGCGCGTGGGCGAAGAGCGTCGCCTCGCCGAACACGGAGATGAAGACCGAGTAGGAGATGACGCTCGCGAGCAGCGCGGGGATGAGCGCCTCGGTCTCGAAGTCGTCGCGGTAGAGCACCTCGACGGCGAGCAGCGCGGCGCCGAGCGGGGTGCGGAAGATGGCGCTCATGCCGGCCGCGACGCCGGCGATCATCAGGATCCGCCGCTCGCGAGCCGCCACGCGCAGGGTCATGCCGACGAGCGATCCGAAGGCCGCGCCGATCTGCATGGTCGGCCCCTCGCGCCCGCCTGCGCCGCCCGTGCCGAGCGTGAAGATCGATGCGAGAGCCTTGACCCACACGACGCGCCGACGGAGCACGCCGCCGTGGTTGTGGAAGGCCTCGATCATCGCGTCGCCGCCGCCGCCGCGGCACTCGGGGGCGAAGCGCGTGACGAAGCCGCTCGCGAGCGCGCCGAGCGCGGGCAGGAGGACGAGCAGCCAGGGCCGGAAGACCGCGCCCGCGTGCTCGCCCATGATCGACTCGCCCGCGGCGCGCAGGGCGCGGTATCCGGCGAGCTGGCCGAGCAGGACGCGCTCGAGCAGCTCGAGCCCGGTGAAGAAAAGGACGGCGATGACCCCGGCCCCCGCGCCGACGATGGCGGCGTGCAGGAGCGTGCGCCCGACGAGGCGCATGTCGATCGGGGAGGA includes:
- a CDS encoding DUF309 domain-containing protein, encoding MADNTADREAAFHRGLEAYHAGCHFDASDIWTQVAQDEPDETNRRFLQALLQVTNAMHKVRHNAELRGSLHLLERAIVKLNDLPDVYGGIDIATFRDATRVCLAELKRLLSVAHKELDPKFIPPLRRIGDGPVLQPPAPPSAAADPNKLLQDGLTAYRDRRFYEAGEIWEKFRQAQPEDAPARTFLHGMAFVASAMHKLHRAKSPSDAAQLLEIGLDKLRSAPEGIGGISADSIVAEVSRVQSAVERLEAEGTTEIPANLVPKLDG
- a CDS encoding ferritin-like domain-containing protein; protein product: MTSTDLGHKLAPPPVPGGWEEAPPARRIEKPGRPPQLVLAARAHKTPGPDALRDPHRRAQLVHTFLHHELQAAELMAWALLAFPEAPRAFKKGLLRIAGDEIRHMAMYARYMADLGHAYGDYPVRDWFWERVPRSVSPAHFVAVMGMGLEGGNLDHTARFAERFRAIGDEEGARLQEIVCAEEVPHVRFGVRWFRRFTEGLDFEVWRAHLPEPLSPMVMRGSPLNRTDRLRAGLSESFLEELARWAPESRGS
- a CDS encoding TonB C-terminal domain-containing protein, whose amino-acid sequence is MSAARSGPFSDFRAREIAIAVIAAIGVQAGAVLLLRASSLEKPAAAPEIDKGPSVPVKITPVLDLDAPALKLGGKRDKTKLPDRWVKPKPKKRVEEQAFVSPKAGKTEEDIPKPEIPVADAGTPPPPEAEVTKSVETPIEEIPDAGRPTNAPVEGHEDGVADGTETDPLKGRAVDIYRDKIRSWFSRRFRVSGTGLSADEITKFRVAASVTLSGGRQVVGYSIVPSGNEAFDAAARSALEGAKGQEIPPPPENYPDIVQTQISLTFTCTPQRCD
- a CDS encoding biopolymer transporter ExbD, translating into MGMSTGGGGRRGRGKGFNDINVTPLVDVMLVLLVVFMVTAPLLATGLRVELPQVEATDAPVKDTKLVVTVTKEEKILFGEDDVTGNVEDILATNPRVQKEKELYIRADKNARYGIVARVVAAARAAGVEGLNLLVEPEPEENAP
- a CDS encoding MotA/TolQ/ExbB proton channel family protein, whose translation is MAANTLEPSVVPIKLDPVSLVLHSSGPVFVVVWMLVAAAVMVWVIAVLKLLQLRRLASAERRFERDAKQAFDADALFAAAHRNATAPGACVVLELGRRAGNEKLLDSIAKRAIVDQQQRAGSLMSSLSTIASASPFVGLFGTVYGIMDAFLRIGQAKSASLPVVAPAIGEALIATAIGLAAAIPAVVAYNALNKRIDDLLSEIEAASDGWVALVAEVPGAPARIEKSA
- a CDS encoding chloride channel protein, translated to MTPTPLPRAPSRARGLLTALFVESSPIDMRLVGRTLLHAAIVGAGAGVIAVLFFTGLELLERVLLGQLAGYRALRAAGESIMGEHAGAVFRPWLLVLLPALGALASGFVTRFAPECRGGGGDAMIEAFHNHGGVLRRRVVWVKALASIFTLGTGGAGGREGPTMQIGAAFGSLVGMTLRVAARERRILMIAGVAAGMSAIFRTPLGAALLAVEVLYRDDFETEALIPALLASVISYSVFISVFGEATLFAHAPRYPFVPAHLPLYALLALLVSLVAIPFLNIMQGVKRLSARLPLPDWARPAVGGLALGLLATAVLLFLASRHILPVGQGLGVLGGGYGAAQLAITGASWMPEGVGAVEFLTVLVLFKLVAASLTIGTGGSAGDFAPSLALGGLVGGAFGRALQLIVDDPRLDPGAFALVGMGTFYGGVAHVPVSSLVMVCELAGSYDLLVPLMLAEGVAFVALRDRSLYHAQLPSQRQSPAHPAPQLDVFRALKVRDVMIAGRPFVKFELRSPMNELIAKAADASWQDVFPVLDANEKMVGMVTNDVVRLLATERELEPLTLAADAMQPAVCARPDDDLRTATEMMLAHGLREVPVVDEGGRIVGFLDEAEVGRAYLDATARWEGPPQ
- a CDS encoding PD40 domain-containing protein yields the protein MRLKRPILALTALLSLLAPLGVAAQDGNPSDTPPKPEDLLGNIVVVAGATRPLPRIAVLPSRSFDMEDVTMRMVARRDLDLCGEFELLPDSEAPEEAQSAEGVNTAIWARKKVEALVGVSARPIEGQDKVEMRARVYLVAHGDKPVLDRRFVVPASDLRAEAHRLVDIVIGGLTGQNGGFASHMTFASGTGKLRRAFTIDADGFDPKPVSPTDQIALAPAYGKGEELYWSASTNNGEYKIRSASGNTFDLPIKGSVYGLAFSKDRSQVAVSIGVDDTIKLFVGPDFASLQPATEVGMALRPTFTPSGKLAFAGAGRWGQRIYVDGKPISPDGLFASAPTFCNHPDGVRAVYAVGVGKDTDLIATGERGGDMVRLTQGQGRNGYPACSPDGRLVAFFSTRTSGEGPGLYIMRLDGGRPKRISTLLGDSLRWDALPPGRAVEVKN